One Fulvia fulva chromosome 8, complete sequence DNA window includes the following coding sequences:
- a CDS encoding Putative box C/D snoRNA protein produces the protein MPDEALLSELCSLCYAETPKYRCPRCKTRTCSLPCYKKHQQRASCNGKRDPAEYLKKRELATPAGIDRDYNYLKSVERDIEHANKDSKDRGITARLSKVARRNLIEDSNFQKYLIEHNIEVQPAPRGMSRQKSNQTRTTNKNNTLWTVEWIDVAGVSNLRHDCMGSESIRDLHTAAKRALRQAEKRGRTGDAAKAPLSKKRRSQQKAPETMTASKLPGDSVVDADQSRISDAAKPGADEPSPAAVSEQPVAQANTAKQSSGTVQRADENHHFYLLKPATAVSSKVLVPLDAQLSLTETLRGQTVLEYPTIYVLSHAPNALPTGFMLEEQYTQLRKREDDELREAMRKADENGVPDRADAGPSSAKVDPNKILDMLKRDISR, from the exons ATGCCCGACGAGGCGCTGCTGTCCGAGCTGTGCAGTCTCTG CTACGCGGAGACGCCCAAGTATCGTTGTCCAAGGTGCAAGACGAGGACTTGCTCGCTACCATGTTACAAAAAGCATCAACAGCGGGCTTCGTGCAACGGGAAGCGCGATCCAGCAGAGTATCTGAAGAAGAGGGAGCTTGCTACGCCCGCCGGCATAGATCGTGATTACAACTATCTCAAATCGGTGGAACGCGACATCGAACATGCCAACAAAGATTCGAAAGATCGAGGCATTACCGCCAGGCTATCCAAAGTGGCACGTCGCAATCTGATCGAGGACAGCAACTTTCAAAAGTACTTGATCGAGCACAACATCGAAGTGCAACCAGCGCCTCGAGGCATGAGTCGGCAGAAGAGTAACCAGACACGCACCACGAA CAAGAACAACACTCTTTGGACTGTCGAATGGATTGATGTAGCCGGCGTCAGCAACCTGCGTCATGATTGCATGGGATCTGAGAGCATACGCGATCTTCATACTGCCGCGAAGCGTGCATTACGCCAGGCTGAGAAGCGTGGCCGTACTGGCGACGCAGCGAAAGCTCCACTAAGCAAGAAGCGCAGGAGTCAGCAGAAGGCCCCCGAAACGATGACGGCCAGCAAGCTACCCGGAGACAGTGTCGTGGACGCTGATCAGAGCAGAATCTCGGACGCTGCGAAGCCGGGAGCTGATGAGCCAAGTCCGGCAGCGGTCTCTGAACAACCTGTGGCACAAGCGAATACTGCCAAGCAGTCATCTGGTACCGTTCAGCGGGCTGACGAGAATCATCACTTCTATCTATTGAAGCCTGCCACCGCAGTGAGCTCGAAAGTCCTGGTCCCACTGGATGCACAACTGTCTCTCACGGAGACTTTACGGGGCCAAACAGTTCTGGAGTATCCCACGATCTATGTTCTGTCCCACGCACCGAATGCCTTACCAACAGGGTTTATGCTGGAGGAGCAGTACACTCAACTTCGGAAGCGAGAAGACGACGAACTTCGAGAAGCTATGCGCAAAGCTGACGAGAATGGCGTGCCTGATCGCGCGGATGCCGGCCCCAGCAGTGCCAAAGTGGACCCTAACAAGATTCTGGACATGCTGAAACGAGACATTTCCAGATGA
- a CDS encoding Vacuole-localized protein 4: MKVNTLWAAALAVLPLVSAVPADNKKKKTKTPKPEPVFSDKTTHYWEMSTDYETYATVVPISTETILHTRTIYGAKPQAVQTVTVTIQRFVETSAKSVITVLETPTPTPQVVVMPPVPVTVATTVTTQGTITVFPVVQVTVQPQPEYETFYVTQIVSGVRPKTAALGKREEPDALPGATSTTTAVVAQAVGTASSRSTPAVAVQPAATSSVPVVLVRPLSTASTLTVTAAGAPSVVVLPSSLTRTVTQSSAAQLVAGLPVGTSIAGALSAPPVAVATNAVTVTGTMVGTNVVAVVSGVARTLTGAAIIPAATVVRTTVTGSVATVGGQVVSLVGTHSVVILLPAAATNARSAVTPTLPGLPAASSKASVLGTSTVTGTPIFVVVAVPATSSVATSSRSSSASAQMETVTAPSSTQTVMDVGPQSVSESSSSSASEPSPSEEPVVSAGPSASYAPPSSAAYEDPQTSSGYVPPSDSPAPSYSVPSGQHEKRQYQTNTPSPCPAAGSTDSQGRHSCNPAHQYPEGQICQLIDGCYFLRYEAPGVTAPPSSVPSCPSAGSTDKEGRYSCNPAHQYPEGQICQLVDGCYFLRSEAAGVSASATHSASTPSSSCPAAGSTDSEGRYSCNPAHQYPEGQICQLVDGCYFLRYEAPGVTATPSGKGPAGYAPPKSTGYGKPSTSEQMKKNTYVAPPPSQPPQTYKMTKSTLAYQAPSQPPQTYKKSSSKPVYEKPSQPPQTYKKSTPVYQKPSQPPQTYQKSTPVYQKPSQPPKSVPVYKPTTLTKKTTVTTTVQTTRIITKTKSKNSNVYVPPTTKPVYDKPKPSVPVYQPPTYTRPAPKPSQPAYIPPPPPKPSQPKPSQPYVPPQQPSKPAPKPSQPYVPPQAPSQPPKPSQPYSPPQQPSQPPVAPPKQPSMPPKEPQPPVYQPPPQQPAPSKSQMAPPKPVYTGDAGMVAVNSLWALLATAFVAFFYL, from the exons ATGAAGGTCAATACTCTCTGGGCTGCGGCCCTCGCTGTTCTGCCTCTGGTCTCTGCTGTCCCAGCGGACAACAAGAAGAAGAAGACCAAGACTCCTAAACCAGAACCTGTGTTTTCGGACAAAACGACGCACTACTGGGAAATGTCGACGGATTATGAGACCTACGCGACTGTCG TCCCTATCTCTACAGAGACCATCTTGCACACCCGCACCATCTACGGGGCGAAGCCGCAGGCTGTTCAGACCGTTACAGTCACTATCCAGCGCTTCGTGGAAACATCAGCCAAGTCTGTCATCACTGTCCTCGAGACACCCACTCCCACACCGCAGGTCGTGGTTATGCCACCGGTGCCCGTCACTGTAGCTACCACAGTCACCACTCAAGGAACCATTACGGTCTTCCCTGTCGTCCAAGTCACAGTCCAGCCTCAGCCAGAGTACGAGACATTCTACGTCACCCAGATTGTGAGCGGCGTCCGTCCAAAGACCGCTGCTCTCGGCAAGCGTGAAGAACCGGATGCCCTGCCAGGTGCCACTTCGACCACCACGGCTGTGGTAGCTCAGGCTGTCGGCACTGCATCCAGCAGGTCCACTCCGGCTGTGGCTGTTCAGCCTGCAGCCACGAGCTCTGTTCCGGTTGTGCTTGTGCGGCCTCTCAGCACGGCATCCACCCTCACCGTTACCGCGGCCGGGGCCCCTTCCGTGGTCGTCTTGCCATCCAGCTTGACTCGAACAGTGACCCAGTCCAGCGCTGCGCAGCTTGTCGCCGGTCTTCCGGTTGGGACCTCCATCGCTGGAGCCCTATCGGCTCCTCCAGTTGCGGTAGCAACGAACGCCGTCACTGTGACAGGCACCATGGTCGGCACCAATGTCGTCGCCGTCGTGAGCGGTGTTGCTCGAACTTTGACAGGTGCAGCGATCATTCCTGCCGCCACTGTGGTTCGCACGACTGTCACTGGCAGCGTGGCGACCGTGGGTGGCCAGGTTGTCTCCCTGGTCGGGACTCATTCTGTGGTCATATTATTGCCGGCAGCAGCAACCAATGCACGGTCTGCTGTGACTCCTACCCTGCCTGGCCTGCCCGCCGCTTCGAGCAAGGCATCTGTCTTGGGCACCTCGACAGTCACTGGTACACCGATTTTCGTCGTTGTCGCTGTGCCTGCGACTTCGAGCGTTGCAACTTCGAGCAGGTCCTCGTCAGCTTCCGCTCAGATGGAGACGGTCACTGCCCCCAGCTCTACGCAGACAGTCATGGATGTCGGCCCTCAGTCAGTAAGCGAGTCGAGCTCCTCCTCAGCATCAGAGCCATCGCCTTCTGAGGAACCCGTTGTGTCGGCGGGACCATCTGCCTCGTACGCTCCACCTTCGTCTGCCGCTTACGAGGACCCACAGACCTCCTCTGGCTACGTCCCGCCCAGTGATTCTCCGGCTCCATCGTACAGTGTACCTTCTGGACAGCATGAGAAGCGACAATATCAGACGAACACTCCTTCTCCATGCCCGGCAGCAGGCTCCACTGATAGCCAAGGCCGACATAGCTGCAATCCAGCTCACCAATACCCAGAAGGCCAGATCTGCCAGCTTATCGATGGGTGCTACTTCCTCCGCTACGAGGCTCCTGGTGTGACTGCTCCTCCATCTTCCGTCCCATCTTGCCCGTCGGCTGGCAGCACTGATAAAGAAGGCCGATATAGCTGCAACCCTGCACATCAATATCCAGAGGGACAAATCTGCCAGCTTGTCGATGGATGTTACTTCCTCCGCTCCGAGGCTGCTGGTGTCAGTGCATCAGCGACTCACTCCGCTTCCACTCCATCGTCATCCTGCCCGGCCGCTGGCAGCACTGATAGCGAAGGTCGATACAGCTGTAACCCAGCCCACCAGTACCCCGAAGGTCAGATCTGTCAGCTCGTCGATGGGTGCTACTTCCTTCGGTACGAGGCTCCTGGCGTGACTGCCACTCCTTCCGGAAAGGGTCCAGCTGGTTACGCTCCACCAAAGTCGACAGGATACGGCAAGCCAAGCACATCCGAGCAGATGAAGAAGAACACATATGTGGCTCCACCACCATCGCAGCCACCTCAGACGTACAAGATGACCAAGTCCACTCTGGCGTACCAGGCTCCTTCGCAACCACCTCAGACCTACAAGAAGAGCAGCTCTAAGCCCGTGTACGAGAAGCCTTCGCAGCCCCCTCAAACATACAAGAAGAGCACGCCAGTCTACCAAAAGCCATCGCAGCCCCCTCAAACATACCAGAAGAGCACACCAGTCTACCAAAAGCCTTCACAACCACCCAAGTCTGTCCCGGTCTACAAGCCTACGACTTTGACCAAGAAGACTACGGTCACCACGACTGTGCAGACTACCCGTATCATCACCAAGACGAAGAGCAAGAACTCCAATGTGTACGTTCCACCAACGACAAAGCCGGTGTACGACAAGCCAAAGCCCTCGGTCCCTGTCTACCAGCCTCCAACGTACACCAGGCCTGCACCAAAGCCTTCGCAGCCAGCTTACAtccctcctcctcctcctaAGCCAAGTCAGCCTAAGCCAAGTCAACCATACGTGCCACCTCAACAACCATCCAAGCCAGCTCCAAAGCCAAGTCAGCCATACGTGCCTCCACAGGCACCGAGCCAACCTCC AAAACCTTCCCAACCATACTCTCCACCACAACAACCTTCGCAGCCACCAGTTGCACCCCCGAAGCAACCTTCGATGCCGCCGAAGGAGCCGCAACCACCTGTTTACCAACCTCCACCGCAGCAGCCAGCGCCAAGCAAGAGCCAAATGGCACCTCCCAAGCCTGTGTACACTGGCGACGCAGGTATGGTGGCGGTCAATTCGCTGTGGGCTCTTTTGGCGACGGCTTTTGTGGCTTTCTTCTACTTGTAG